The genomic stretch TCGCCGGCCTGGGCAACCAGGTCGACGCCCTCGCCAACCTGCGCGGATGACCGGGCGATCTGGTCCTTGATCTCCTTGGCGGCGGCTGCTGAACGCTGGGCAAGTTCGCGCACTTCCTGGGCGACAACGGCAAAGCCCTTGCCGCTTTCGCCAGCGCGTGCCGCCTCGACGCCGGCATTCAGCGCCAGAAGATTGGTCTGGAAGGCGATCTCGTCGATCACGCCAATGATTTTGGTGATCTCGGCCGACGACTGCTCAATGCCGCTCATGGCGCGAATGGCCTTTTCGACGATTAGATCGCTCTGCTTGGCTTCAAAGCTGACAGAGCCAACCCTGCTGGCCGCTTCGCGAGCACCATCCGCCGTCTGGCGAACGGCGACGGTCAGTTCGTCTAGGGCTGCCGAGGTCTCTTCGAGGTTCGCCGCCTGCCGTTCGGTGCGGCTCGCCAGCTCGCCGGAGGCACGACGGATCTCTTCCTTGGAGACAGCAATATCATTGCCCTTCAGGGTAACGCGGGCCATCGCCTCTTCCAGGCGCTGCAGCGCTTCGTTGAAGTTGTCGCGCAGGGCTGCATATTTCGGCCCAAGATCGGCGCAGCGAATGGTGAGATCGCCGTGTGCCATCTGTTCCAGCGCCTTGCCGATGGTGGTGACGGCATGCGCCTGCTGCTTGGCCTCCTCCTGCTGAAGCAGCGCATTCTGCTGGCGCTCCTGGTCGAGCTCCTGCTCCTGCGCCTTCTGCCGCTTGGCAAGCGACTGGCGCTCGCGGATCTTGGCCTGCAGGGCAAGGGTCGCCTTGGCCATCATGCCGACTTCATTGCCCATCTCTGTATGGGGAATGAAAAGCTTCACGTCGTCATCGGCGACGGCGCTCAAGGCGGCATGGATATCGGACAGCGGTCGGGTAATCCCGCGAATGACAAAGATCGCAATGGCGATGCCGGCAGCCGTCACAAGGGCGCCGATGCCGACCGCGCGCCAGATCATTTCATGGATTTTCACGGCGAGGTCATCAATGTAGACACCGGTCACAACGACCACGCCCCAGGGTTCAAAACCCTTGGCATAAGCCGCCTTCAGGAACAGGTCATCCGGATTGCCGCCTGGCTTTTCCCAGTAGTATTCGGTAATCCCGCCGCCCTGGCGTCCCTTGGCGATCATGTCTTCCAGAAACAGATTGCCCATCTTGTCGGGCTTGTTGCGCTGGTCGATGCCAACCAGTGTCGGGACGGGATGGAAGGTCAGAACCACATTGTGGTCGACACCAAACAGATAGCCATTCGGTTCGAACCGGACCTTTGACAGCACGTCATAGGCCTGCTTCTGGGCCTCATCACGTGTCAGTTCGCCTGCCGCTTCACGGGCCTGATAGGCCTTCAGAATGGAAATCCCGCTTTCCACCTGGGTACGCAGCATGTCGTAGCGTTCGCTGTAGATTGATTTTGACGCCGACTGGATCTGGAAGAAGGTTGCAACCGCAAAGGCTGCCATCAACGCCCCGATGAGAATGAAAAGCTGGAAGGATATCTTGAGATTCCGCATGACGAATATGTCCTTCTGCAGGCCACGTGAACCGTGCGGCCTGCCGGGCGAAGAGGTTGAGCGATGTTCGGATCATCATGTCCCGACAATTGGACCAGAGGCCCGTCCTGTCAGGGAACGGGGCAAATACACTTTGGTAAATACAAACCTAACCGAATATTCTGAAAAAAAGGTATACTGCCGGATTGGTGCTCAAGAACGGCAAAACGCCCGGCTGAACCGGGCGTTCTGTCCGTGTCACCTCACGAAGGCCAGGCGGCATGGATCGTGAATGCCGCCTGGAAACCGGGCAATCTTATCTCAGGCGGAGTTCGAAACCGGCGACATCGGGGGCAGTGCCCTGCAGAACAATACCTTCGGGGGCCATCGGTTCGACGGCAGCCGTGGTTGCTTTTTCGTCAATGCCGAGATCGGTCTTGGAGCCCCGCGCGAGGATCATGCTGCCGGTGGTTTCCCAGCCCTTGGCCGAGGTCACCACCACGACGGGAGAGCCGCCAAGCCAGCTTTCAATGCGCTTGATCTTCTGTTCGCCATCGACGCTAACGACTTCGGCGCTCTGCTCGCCGATCTCGAGCGACGGCACGACATAGGTCAGCGTATTGTTTTCGACCGGGGGCGGGCAGTCCGCGCAACTGCGGGTAATCACGCTGCGGGTCTCAGCCTCCAGGCCGGTCACGAACTCAATGGACGACGCCAGGGCAGGGCTGGCAGTGGCCACAAGGGTGAGGGTCAGAACTAGGTGTCGCATCACGTATATCCCATCAATCTCTTGAGGGGGACGATAGCGGGCTTTTCTTTCAATCCGGTCAGGCAGATTGGTAAAATTTGAACGAAACGCAAAAAAGCATCATCGGCCTGGTCTCTGGTCCCTAGTTTTCGTTCCGGTCGATTGCCCGCCAGCCGATGTCGCGACGGCAAAAGCCGTTTTCCCAGGCGACCGCGTCCACCAGTTGATAGGCGCGTGCCTTTGCCTCGGCAACCGTCGGCCCCAGGGCAGTCGCATTCAAGACGCGCCCACCTGTCGCAACCAGCTGGCCGTCCTTCAGCGCGGTGCCGGCATGGAAGACTTTTGCGCCGTCCCCGGCCTCAGGCAGCGAGGCAATCGGCGTCGCCTTGTCATAGGCGCCGGGATAGCCCTTGGATGCCAGCACCACGGTCAACGCCGGGTCCTCGCTCCACTCGGCGGAAACCTTGTCCAGTGTGCCGGTGGCGGAGGCATGGAGGATCGGCAAGAGATCGCTCTTTAGCCGCATCATCAGCACCTGGCATTCCGGATCACCGAAGCGGACATTGTATTCAATGAGTTCCGGACCCTTCTGCGTGATCATCAGCCCGGCGAAGAACACGCCCTGGAAGGGATGCCCCATGTCTGCCATGCCGCGCATGGTTGGCTCGATAATTTCCTTCATCGTCCGCCCGACCATCTCAGGCGTCATCACTGGCGCCGGGGAGTATGCGCCCATGCCGCCGGTGTTCGGGCCGGTGTCGCCGTCACCCACACGCTTGTGGTCCTGGGCCGTCGCAAGCGGCAGAAGCGACTTGCCATCCGAGAGACAGAAGAAGCTCGCTTCTTCGCCATCGAGGAAGGCTTCGACCACGACTTCGGCACCGGCTGCCCCGAAGGCGCCCTCGAAGCAGTCGTCGATGGCGGCGAGCGCCTCGTCGAGCGTCATGGCAACCGTCACACCCTTGCCGGCGGCAAGTCCATCGGCCTTGATGACGATGGGTGCACCCTGCTGGCGCACATAGGCCTTGGCCTTGGGGGCATTGTTGAAGCGCTGATAGGCACCGGTCGGAATGTTGAAGCGGGCGCAGACATCCTTGGTAAAGCCCTTGGAGCCCTCGAGCTGGGCCGCAGCCGCCGACGGACCAAACACCGCAATGCCAGCGTCCCGAAGTCGGTCGGCAATGCCGGCGACCAGCGGCGCTTCCGGCCCGACGACGACGAAGTCGATGCCCTTGTCCTTGCAGAAGGCGACGACAGCGGCGTGATCATCCGTATCGAGAGTAACAAGCTCCGTTTCCTCGGCGATGCCGGGATTGCCGGGCGCGGCGTAGAGCTTCGTCAGCAGCGGCGACTGGGCGATCTTCCAGGCCAGCGCATGTTCGCGTCCACCCGAACCGATCAACAAAACCTTCATCGCCAGCCTCCAATGCCACAAGGGAATGCCCGGCGGTTAAGGGGAGGGAGGCGAAAGGTCAAGCGTTTCGCACCTTCGCCCCTGGGAATTCAGGGATGAGCTTGCGTCGATCAAGTGTTATACCTATAAATACGTATTGGGGAGGTGTCGGTGACGAGCCATGAGGTACTGCGCAGGCTGCTCGCCGAGGGATGGTTCGAGGTTGGCCAGAAAGGCAGTCACAAGCACTACCGGCACCCATCAAAGCCTGGTCGCGTGACGGTTCCCCATCCAAAGCGCGATATTCCGGTTGGGACACTGCGTTCAATATGGCGACAGGCCGGCTGGA from Peteryoungia desertarenae encodes the following:
- a CDS encoding type II toxin-antitoxin system HicA family toxin — encoded protein: MTSHEVLRRLLAEGWFEVGQKGSHKHYRHPSKPGRVTVPHPKRDIPVGTLRSIWRQAGWNWPPK
- a CDS encoding plant virulence effector HPE1-like domain-containing protein, with product MRHLVLTLTLVATASPALASSIEFVTGLEAETRSVITRSCADCPPPVENNTLTYVVPSLEIGEQSAEVVSVDGEQKIKRIESWLGGSPVVVVTSAKGWETTGSMILARGSKTDLGIDEKATTAAVEPMAPEGIVLQGTAPDVAGFELRLR
- the purD gene encoding phosphoribosylamine--glycine ligase, coding for MKVLLIGSGGREHALAWKIAQSPLLTKLYAAPGNPGIAEETELVTLDTDDHAAVVAFCKDKGIDFVVVGPEAPLVAGIADRLRDAGIAVFGPSAAAAQLEGSKGFTKDVCARFNIPTGAYQRFNNAPKAKAYVRQQGAPIVIKADGLAAGKGVTVAMTLDEALAAIDDCFEGAFGAAGAEVVVEAFLDGEEASFFCLSDGKSLLPLATAQDHKRVGDGDTGPNTGGMGAYSPAPVMTPEMVGRTMKEIIEPTMRGMADMGHPFQGVFFAGLMITQKGPELIEYNVRFGDPECQVLMMRLKSDLLPILHASATGTLDKVSAEWSEDPALTVVLASKGYPGAYDKATPIASLPEAGDGAKVFHAGTALKDGQLVATGGRVLNATALGPTVAEAKARAYQLVDAVAWENGFCRRDIGWRAIDRNEN
- a CDS encoding methyl-accepting chemotaxis protein, translated to MRNLKISFQLFILIGALMAAFAVATFFQIQSASKSIYSERYDMLRTQVESGISILKAYQAREAAGELTRDEAQKQAYDVLSKVRFEPNGYLFGVDHNVVLTFHPVPTLVGIDQRNKPDKMGNLFLEDMIAKGRQGGGITEYYWEKPGGNPDDLFLKAAYAKGFEPWGVVVVTGVYIDDLAVKIHEMIWRAVGIGALVTAAGIAIAIFVIRGITRPLSDIHAALSAVADDDVKLFIPHTEMGNEVGMMAKATLALQAKIRERQSLAKRQKAQEQELDQERQQNALLQQEEAKQQAHAVTTIGKALEQMAHGDLTIRCADLGPKYAALRDNFNEALQRLEEAMARVTLKGNDIAVSKEEIRRASGELASRTERQAANLEETSAALDELTVAVRQTADGAREAASRVGSVSFEAKQSDLIVEKAIRAMSGIEQSSAEITKIIGVIDEIAFQTNLLALNAGVEAARAGESGKGFAVVAQEVRELAQRSAAAAKEIKDQIARSSAQVGEGVDLVAQAGEALKRISDQIAGANDIVSKISHSAQEQDTTLRSISASMNQLDQATQQNAAMAEETTASAEVLANDTGDLLELIGSFKTGQQGLGQQQYRMAG